The sequence below is a genomic window from Venturia canescens isolate UGA chromosome 9, ASM1945775v1, whole genome shotgun sequence.
GATGATTTACATTCACGGCGGGGAATTCATTCACGGAGCTAGCAATCAATTCCCAGCCCACATGTTGGCTGCTTTTTACAACGTTGTCGTTGTTTCCATGAATTATCGTCTCGGCGCACTGGGTACGATAAATTCCGGAAGTCCAATTTCCTGACGAGTCAAAAATAATTGTgagatttttgtttatttctgcaCAGGCTTTCTCAGCACCGGGGATGAAAACAGTCCGGGAAATTATGGGATCCATGATCAGGCGATGGCTCTGCAATGGGTCGCTGATAATATACAAAATTTTAATGGAATGCGAGATTCTTTGACGCTTTTCGGACCTGGGGCCGGTGCCGCGAGTGCTGGATTGCTCATGGTTGCTCccaggtatttttttttccgtcaATTCCGAGCCTCCAGTTTTCATCGCGAGTCTGGTAAACTTATTGAAATTCCGTGTGAAATTTATTCTAGGACGAGACATCTCGTTTCGAAAGTCATAGCCCAGTCCGGATCGGCTCTGGCCGATTGGGCATTGATCGTTGACAAATACCGGGCGCAAAATACCTCGCGAGTTTACGCCGAAACGATGGGCTGCAGCATCGAGAGCAGCTTCAGATTGGTGCAGTGCTTACGAGACTCGCGTAGCTTTTTCGATCTTGGAAATTCGGAGCTGAAGCCGCACGTCGGGATGTTTCCTTGGGCGCCTGTCCTCGACGCTAATTTCACCGTTCCTCATGGCTTTTACGATGATTGGAGAGCCGAGGATTGGCACTTTTTTACTGCTACTCCTGAGGACAGTATAAGGGCAggaaattttagtaaaaatcTTGTTTACATGGCTGGCGTCACGACGCAGGAAGCGGCGTGGATAATACGTGAGAATCCTTTACAAGTTTTATCGCGAGAGCTCAGTTCAACGGGTTCTAGAAACCACACTTTCTTTTCGATCATTCACTTTTTAGACAATAATTCCACTCTGAGGAGGAAGAATTTCATCATCGAGCCTGAATTATTTGACCAAAAAATCTGGGAAATGGTACTGCGTTACAATTACACTCTCAATCCTTGGGGCGTTTATGAAGCGATTAAATACATGTACACTTTTTGGCCAGATCCGAAAAACGTTACGCTGATACGCGATCAGTACATAAACGTAAGCAttcgctcattttttctctctctaattttttttataacgaaagtGTCTGTTTACAGACGATCCGTTGCAACACGACGAATAATAATTTGCTCGGGAAATTTGACGTTTCAGTTGCTAACAGACTTCAATTACGTCGCTCCGTTCGACAAGATAGCCAAACTCTTAGTATCCAAAAAAGTGCCAGTTTATCTTTACGTTCTGAACACAACGATAGAAGCTCTGAATTTGCCACATTGGCGAAGAGTTCCCCACGACACGGAGCACCTTTTGCTGACAGGAGCTCCCTTCATGGACACTGGTATAATAATCCATTATCATAAATgaatcaacgatttttccaatttttcttcatccctATCGAGAAGCAAATAAAGGTTTTCGGTTTTAGAACTTTTCCCAGAGAACTGGAAACTCAGAAGAGACATGTGGACGGACAACGATCGCAATATGAGCCATCTTTTCATGAAGATGTACGCAAACTTCGCGACTTATGGGTATTTATCGACATTTCCGATACGTTCTCATCCAGATTCCACTGCGCTTCGCtatcatcgaaaaaatgtttgacgaTTTTCAGAAATCCAACACCTTCCCAGATACTCGGCTTACACTTCGAAGTCGCTAAACCCGGTTACTTGAAGTATCTCAACATCAATACGACCTACAACAGTTCCATTTATTACAATTATCGTCAAACTGAGAGTGCTTTTTGGTCGGAATATCTTCCAACTGTTATCGGACGTCTTGTACCGACGTATCCTCCCGTCACAGAGGTCagtaataaattcattcatttgGGACACcgtctaaaaaaaatgacacaaAGACTTCATAcattgcaaattttgaaaaactatcaattcattttatataGCAAATTATTGAGAGAACCAATGACCGATGGAAACGACGAATGTTTGAAAATGCAAACGATTTATAAAATGAGAAACGCATAAAAGCTTTGAAACAGGAGTGAGAAAAGCTTCTCTCATCACGTTTACCTTTTCACTTTCTTTCTACAGTATTGGTGGGAGCCGAAACAACCGCTGCAGATAGCCTTCTGGTCAATGTCCACCGCTTGCCTTCTCCTCATTGTTCTATCGGTCGTTTGTTGTATGCTGTGGCGTAATGCCAAGAGGTAAGAAAAAGGTAAACAGAACCAAGTCCAAGTGACGAATACCTCTCGATACGTCATAGTACTTGCGTACTATATTGTACCTCGCCAATTGGTATCGGTAGTGCACGGGATTACTGGTTCTGCTTTTCCTATCGCAACACACAAcgtaaaaatgtaaatattatttcatcatgagacccccccccccgaaaGTATTATGAACATCaagcgaataaaaatgagtagcgaaaatgaacaaaaatcattctgggTCTCTGTAACGAGATCGAAGTTGATACGAATTTATCGTTGAAACGCTTCTAtactttctctattttttcgttGATATCGAATCATTACCAAATATTACTCTTCCATACAAAATTTCTACGATAACGGAATACCTTAGAAAGTGATGTTCAATTTTAACTTTTGAATCAATGAATATATGTATCGACTATGTTAGACGACAAATATCATTAAAATGCAATGATTATTTGCTCATTTTCATAACGTTCCCAGCTTATGTAGATTACTAACATGTTTGGAATGACTTGGaataactttgaaaaataaatttagcaAAACGGAAGCTGCAAGAAAATACGCAGGTATGAAGAAACGAATCACCGCCAATTTgcacattcgatgttttctttcttatttgAATGTGATCAGCACAAAAGGGCATGCGATTGCGTTGAAAGCTGATatgattttattcattttcttgaGATTAATGTTAATGGGGTTTAATGATTTTCTGCGATTATTTGGCTTCCCTTTTCTTGCCCGGTTGCAGACAATCTGATCACTACTATAGCGGAGATATCCTGATGGTCCGAGACGACGAGCACTCGGAGGGAATCGAGAATTTGACTCGAGCATCGAAAGAAAACATGTACGAATATCGGGACGCACCGCCATCTTCGAAAGGGCGAATACCTCGACAAAATGAGACGAAGCTTCAAGAGCGTTTAGCGCACAATCGCAAATTCAGCTCAACGCCGTCATTGAGAAGCAATTCCAACATGTCGTTGAAGGACATGAGAAACGAGGGCTTCGTAACGAGCTCGCCGAACGGTCATCCAGCGAGACAAATTGGCAAAGCCTCCAGTCAAACTACCCTGACCAAAGGTAAAAATCGCACACACGTCGTTCAAGGAGTACCACAGACGGCGGTGTGAATTTTCGTGGTTCTTTGGAACTTATCGACATTCCATTTAGTCTCGTGTATATCTCTGAAACGAgagcaagaaaaatgtattttttattgaacatTCATTTGGAAATGGAGGGGGGAAATGTTTCAAAAGTCTTTAAACCCGCGAATATTTCCAGTCATTCTGTAACTGATTGTTTTGGtacaaaatatcatttttatatcatcatttttgtatttgaatgattttttatggCTTTAtcggctgtttttttttgtacgtttTTATCGATCTCATTTCACAATtaacgtccacttttcaacgaCAGTGAAACATTAAAGGGCGCATGGAAATAAAGAGCGTCAAATGTGCAAAATCTTGTTCTGGAAAATTCTGATTTTACGAACGATGCGCATTAATATTAGTTTCAtcagaaaatgtaattttctatattttacTAAAATCTTGTTGCCCAGTTTGTTTAAGCTCAAGGTTGAAAATCCTTTTATATTAGTCATCGATGCATCATGTATTTGTTGTTTCAAATGAGATTTTCCATGTGAAAACTCTgaattgtgaaaagtttcttcGAAGCCACAGTCTTTAGTATAAATCGAATAAAACAGTAGAAAATTTTGAGGAGTTTTAAACAGTTTGTTAGTCGATTAACAAATGAATCGACTAATTCGAATTAACGTTACATTCAAACGTACCTCGTTGGGGTCTTAAGATATCCAAAAGAtcaaaaaacgcatttttttcaaatgcatcGCGGAGGTGGTAATTATGTTCAAAGTGCCTTGTATATTGACGGCTGTTGCAATGTGGGACAGCATTTTTAGAACACGACAGATCAGAGTTCTTTctgtattttcaatttccactGCCAAATGTGGGAGTCCTTTTCAGAAAGATTATCCGTCCATTTAATTAATCTACAATGAACAGTAGCACTAACTGGCGCATGTATAAATGTTTCATATCATTAAAAACATTGTATTATATATAGATACATACGAAAATGTTTACCAGTTTTATATAttcaaaatatatatgtatatgtgtaCTTCAACCTAGCAGGCAGCTTTTCTGATGTGTGAACAGTCAGATGAAGTGGTATTAGAATTTGCACTGCAttaaaatacaagaaatacattatttataaattttatcaattgcAAAAGTATCTGAATATTTTGACACATTCAATATTTAAAATACAGAGAAATTCTCTGATTTTCATTGCCTAATACTGCcaataaatttattgaattattctgCTGCAGCAGTTGATACCGCAACTTCAATGTCGGAAAGTCATTGCAGATCCCTATTTTCTTGAATAACTGTCTGctaaggggaaaaaaggtatGCGCAGCTAGGTTCTTCCTTCAGCATTGTAGCGctccattttcttttgttctttCTTGACAATTCTAACTTGTGCATGTAAAATTCTGTCAGTATTTTGTTCATAAATTGATATAAAATGAATACAATCTGCTAAATATATTTTGGCTTTTGAGGATGAATTATATTCACCAAAAAACGTGATTTGCAGATACCTTTTTTGCGTACCgtatatgaattattttttaagtagGAATGAAGAATTTGCAAGTGTTCGTAGATTTAATaatataatgatttttttataataccgTAATAAAAGTTCGACGAAATTACTTATTATTTCGTCGTCGCTATATACCACACACTGCTCCATGTTGTcacggaaaaaatgaagagataTGAAGAATGTTTTTGTCATATGGAATGTTTTAGTTTTAATTGTTACGATTCTTTACCACAACCTGTTCATCATAAAGTTAAGAAAATTTTAGCAATTATATAAGTGAAACACATTAAATGTGTTATAGTACATATAAATaggtctaaaaaaaaagtacaactCAACCACAAAGTGTTTGTAGCATTTTATACGAAGCGTTGATCGACTCAAGCGAGTCAAAAAgcacaatgaatttttttataataaaaaaagatttacaCTTATtcggttttattttattacgtTGTTTCATTATGGtgtattgtaaaaaaaaatcctttccttttgaaaaaaatagagcaCTACTACTGAATGTTAGTCGCTTGTTTCCTCCAGCTATATTTGTTTACATCAACAATTCTTAGAGGGAAACAGTGACCTTTGGGTAACCCTCAAATTTCGTAAGATTATTAtcccgaatgaaattcttgaATGAAAGATACCTCGATTCAGTAGTCAAATTCATAACACATTTCATTCCAATTAAAATTATCGTGACATCGTGTTGAATCGGTTCTGTCTTCTGTCtgagatgaaaattattcattcttGAAAGCAACAAAGATGGTTCAGCCGAACGATGATGTGAGTTGGCATTTCTACATCACTATTCCAGCACTATCCGGGATACTCCGTAAATATATCTTATTTCAGGATTGTATTTCAACGGGAAAAGAACGCGAAGACCGTAATGCATcaacgaaaaatcgttttgaaTTGTTGCATTTGGAAGTCAAATGTCCAGATACTGCGATACTTCTTCTCGGAAGTCGGGAACGGCCGGTGCTCGTTGCTGCAGCAGCAGCACTGACTAAATTTGCTGCcaagggaaaagaaaatttacaaaaactttTCGAACTCGATATCGTCGACAGCCTCATCCCCCTCGTTTCCCATGAAGATTTGTTTACACGAAGGTAAGTTGTGAAAAAATGTGGTACAGTGTATTAGTTGAATTGTTTATATttccaaaaatgaaatttctgtgcagtTTTTCATGCATTCAATAAATCCGTAATTTCGTAGCTTTTTGAATCTTCAATTAGTATtgacttgaaaaaattcttcatctTGCGTTCAATCAAGAGAAACTTCattatatttaataaaaattgttttttttttgttcttagATTTGCTGCAAGACTTTTGGGGGAAATGACAGCAATCCCattcgtaaaaaattatttgctcGAATCCGATGTTCACCTGCCAATGTTTACAAGAATTGCTATAGAAGATAGCGACAATTTTATGAAAGAATATGCTTCACTGATTCTTGCAGAAATATCAAAAGATGCTTACGGAGCAGCTAAACTTTTGGAAAATTGTACCAGTCTAGACtttctttttgaaaatctcaaaattttggatcCCGATGTGAAGAAGAATAATATTCAGATTATTGACAACTTGCTAAAGGATCTAACAGGAGCAGAGAAAATTATCGAATCTCAGGTCAAAGCTCACTATTTTCTTAGACTTGAAAGAACTGAAATCGGATGTGAAGTTTCTTATGCTTAACGTTTATACACTCAatgtgaatttcattaaaactaTAAGTTCTTTCAGGCATTCAGTTTCCCTCTCATTTGTGAATTGTTGGATGAACCTTATCCAGAGATTCAGACTCTTTCTCTTGCTGTACTTGGATCTCTATTAGCTCGGAGCAAAGACGAGCGAATTCAGCAGCTTTTCAGGCAGTCCGGAGCTTTGAGAACATTACTAAAAATACTCGATGTAAAATTTTTGGcttataaaaatgaatgattttttctcaaactatAGCgaggaacgtttttttcagaaCGCTGAACTCTTCGACATACATGCTGATGTGCTCAAAGTTTTTCTTCGAGCAGTTgaaaatcctataaccataGAAACTCTCATTTCCGATGGAGGAGTTCCAAATTTATTCCAATATTTTGAGACTGCCACAAATTCGCAAACCTTGCGAGAAATTCTGAGCGTTCTCGTTCATCTCGGAGACAGACCATCGGGAAGAGAAGTATAAAAACTCTCGGAGAGGATAAATTTATGATTAAACATTTTAACGAGTAATCAATGTTTCATCCAAAACATTGATTCCTGACAGATGTTGCATAGCTTTGGGCTAGTTAAACACTTGCTACAAAATTTGCATGGTACCTCTCGAGACCAGGAGTTGAAGAAGGTTGTTTGTTACGGGATTGGAATGATGGCACGTTACGCCCCGTCCTGTAAAGAAATTTTGCAAGAAGCTCCGACACAAGCAATTTTCGGTGGGACATAATATTGCTTCTTCTGCTTTGTGTCTTCATTGATCGTGTGCAAATACCTCGTTCCCTTGGACCAGATATTTTAAAGGATGAGACTCTCAACTGGCCTGTACGAATGGCAGCTGCGTTTACTTTCAAAGAATTGTGCTCGAGCGATCTAAATTTTTGTCAACACTTTTTGGACCTCAAAGTTCCTAATTA
It includes:
- the Gli gene encoding cholinesterase isoform X3, whose translation is MVTLRVHAFIKGRVTLLLVLLCHDVVHVGCQANNPYGERTYGRDGVYVPPGTPGYQTYVHKDRRYGYQPSYLDPVYRGPPRAPEDRFHFGESPRHPELPGILGGWRKDLQGKERPDSKSLEKDIFVTTDYGQVQGFKVYLYDHPEARHRPWNLPVERITASVNVFLGIPYAMPPTREARFKPPQRHKPWQLLQAVDWGPACPQPSTYTGATKGIRDVDEDCLYLNIFTPNAQSGVGKRYPVMIYIHGGEFIHGASNQFPAHMLAAFYNVVVVSMNYRLGALGFLSTGDENSPGNYGIHDQAMALQWVADNIQNFNGMRDSLTLFGPGAGAASAGLLMVAPRTRHLVSKVIAQSGSALADWALIVDKYRAQNTSRVYAETMGCSIESSFRLVQCLRDSRSFFDLGNSELKPHVGMFPWAPVLDANFTVPHGFYDDWRAEDWHFFTATPEDSIRAGNFSKNLVYMAGVTTQEAAWIIHNNSTLRRKNFIIEPELFDQKIWEMVLRYNYTLNPWGVYEAIKYMYTFWPDPKNVTLIRDQYINLLTDFNYVAPFDKIAKLLVSKKVPVYLYVLNTTIEALNLPHWRRVPHDTEHLLLTGAPFMDTELFPENWKLRRDMWTDNDRNMSHLFMKMYANFATYGNPTPSQILGLHFEVAKPGYLKYLNINTTYNSSIYYNYRQTESAFWSEYLPTVIGRLVPTYPPVTEYWWEPKQPLQIAFWSMSTACLLLIVLSVVCCMLWRNAKR
- the Gli gene encoding cholinesterase isoform X1, coding for MVTLRVHAFIKGRVTLLLVLLCHDVVHVGCQANNPYGERTYGRDGVYVPPGTPGYQTYVHKDRRYGYQPSYLDPVYRGPPRAPEDRFHFGESPRHPELPGILGGWRKDLQGKERPDSKSLEKDIFVTTDYGQVQGFKVYLYDHPEARHRPWNLPVERITASVNVFLGIPYAMPPTREARFKPPQRHKPWQLLQAVDWGPACPQPSTYTGATKGIRDVDEDCLYLNIFTPNAQSGVGKRYPVMIYIHGGEFIHGASNQFPAHMLAAFYNVVVVSMNYRLGALGFLSTGDENSPGNYGIHDQAMALQWVADNIQNFNGMRDSLTLFGPGAGAASAGLLMVAPRTRHLVSKVIAQSGSALADWALIVDKYRAQNTSRVYAETMGCSIESSFRLVQCLRDSRSFFDLGNSELKPHVGMFPWAPVLDANFTVPHGFYDDWRAEDWHFFTATPEDSIRAGNFSKNLVYMAGVTTQEAAWIIHNNSTLRRKNFIIEPELFDQKIWEMVLRYNYTLNPWGVYEAIKYMYTFWPDPKNVTLIRDQYINLLTDFNYVAPFDKIAKLLVSKKVPVYLYVLNTTIEALNLPHWRRVPHDTEHLLLTGAPFMDTELFPENWKLRRDMWTDNDRNMSHLFMKMYANFATYGNPTPSQILGLHFEVAKPGYLKYLNINTTYNSSIYYNYRQTESAFWSEYLPTVIGRLVPTYPPVTEYWWEPKQPLQIAFWSMSTACLLLIVLSVVCCMLWRNAKRQSDHYYSGDILMVRDDEHSEGIENLTRASKENMYEYRDAPPSSKGRIPRQNETKLQERLAHNRKFSSTPSLRSNSNMSLKDMRNEGFVTSSPNGHPARQIGKASSQTTLTKGKNRTHVVQGVPQTAV
- the Gli gene encoding cholinesterase isoform X2; protein product: MVTLRVHAFIKGRVTLLLVLLCHDVVHVGCQANNPYGERTYGRDGVYVPPGTPGYQTYVHKDRRYGYQPSYLDPVYRGPPRAPEDRFHFGESPRHPELPGILGGWRKDLQGKERPDSKSLEKDIFVTTDYGQVQGFKVYLYDHPEARHRPWNLPVERITASVNVFLGIPYAMPPTREARFKPPQRHKPWQLLQAVDWGPACPQPSTYTGATKGIRDVDEDCLYLNIFTPNAQSGVGKRYPVMIYIHGGEFIHGASNQFPAHMLAAFYNVVVVSMNYRLGALGFLSTGDENSPGNYGIHDQAMALQWVADNIQNFNGMRDSLTLFGPGAGAASAGLLMVAPRTRHLVSKVIAQSGSALADWALIVDKYRAQNTSRVYAETMGCSIESSFRLVQCLRDSRSFFDLGNSELKPHVGMFPWAPVLDANFTVPHGFYDDWRAEDWHFFTATPEDSIRAGNFSKNLVYMAGVTTQEAAWIIHNNSTLRRKNFIIEPELFDQKIWEMVLRYNYTLNPWGVYEAIKYMYTFWPDPKNVTLIRDQYINLLTDFNYVAPFDKIAKLLVSKKVPVYLYVLNTTIEALNLPHWRRVPHDTEHLLLTGAPFMDTELFPENWKLRRDMWTDNDRNMSHLFMKMYANFATYGNPTPSQILGLHFEVAKPGYLKYLNINTTYNSSIYYNYRQTESAFWSEYLPTVIGRLVPTYPPVTEYWWEPKQPLQIAFWSMSTACLLLIVLSVVCCMLWRNAKSKTEAARKYADNLITTIAEIS